The genomic DNA AAAGAGAAGAGTATGGCCCACGAAACACCCCAGTGTACTGGAAGAAAGTACACGGGGCAGGCTCGAAACACTCGAAAAATGAGCATAGAAGCAAGATATATCGCCACAGGCGAGATCTCTTGCCTTAACTTTCGTGTCATTTCGCGTGTTTCGTGGGCAAAAGTTCTTTTTCGAGGGATTTATGCGTTGTGCAGATGAAGTATATGCCATACTTGGCGCCTGTTTCGAGGTTTATAAACGCATGGGCTGCGGGTTTCTGGAGGCTGTCTACCAGGAATGCTTGGAGATCGAGTTCGAATATAAAGATATTCCATTTATTTCTCAGCCTGAGTTGAAGTTGACCTATCGGGACAGAGAACTCAAGAAAACCTATGAGCCTGATTTCGTCTGTTATGATCAAGTGATTGTGGAAATCAAGGCTGTCAGGGAAATATCTGATGATCATTATGCGCAGTTGCTGAACTATTTGCATGGAACGGATATGGATGTGGGCTTATTGGCAAACTTTGGCCATTATCCAAAGCTGGAATACAAGCGGATGGTCATGTAACCCACAAAACACAGGGGAAGAGAAGGGAACGGCCCACGAAACACTCGAAACACTCGAAAAAAAGAGATCATAAAAGCAAGAGATCTCGCCACAGGCGAGATCTCTTGCTTTAACTTTCGTGTCTTTTCGTGTGTTTCGTGGGCGATAATTCTTTTCCGAGGGGCCAGAGTATAGCCCACTGCGGTGGAATAGAAGAAGAGTTCATGGGGCAGGCACGGAAAAGAGAAGAGTATGGCCCACGAAACACGCGAAACACTCGAAAAATGAGCATAGAAGCAAGATATATCGCCAAAGGCGAGATCTCTTGCTTCAACTTTCGTGTCATTTCGCGTGTTTCGTGGGCAAAAATTCTTTTCCGTGGGCTAAAGGTCTTTTATGCGGCATGAAGCGTTGACACGGTACTGCACATAATGTACATTTTCAATGTGTACAAAACTGGAGGAGTTTGCACATGCCTCGAAAGATTGTTGAAACCAATAGCCGCGTATCTCTGCGCATTCCATCAGAGGACAAGGCCCTTCTGGTCAGGGCAGTGGACCTGGAGCAGACCACGTTGACCGATTTTATGCTCAGATATGCTCTACAGGCGGCCCGAACTGTGATTGAACAGGCAGAAAGAGTTGAGCTGAACCAAAGAGACAGCCTGCATGTGCTGGATCTGTTGGAAAATCCCCCTGCTCCGAACACAAAGTTGATGCAAGCCGCTCAAAATCTTCCCCCAAGCCCATGACCCTTCCAGCTTGGCACGAAGAGCCGATTGCCAAATCCCATAATCGGAAGGCATTTGACTGTGGCCAGGATGCATTAAATAGTTTTTTGCAGCACCATGCGCGCAAAAGCCATATCCAAGGCGGAGCAAAAACATTTGTAGCTGTGGATACTTCAAACAGCAAACGCATTCTTGGTTTTTACAGTCTCGCCCCGGCCTGTGTTGCCTTTGACCAAACTCCTGAGCGTGTTCGGCGGTCACTTGCCCGGCATGACGTGCCGGCATTCAGGTTGGCCAGGCTGGCGGTGGACCGTTCGATGCAAGGATACGGTCTGGGCGGTCAACTATTGTTGGCCGCGGGACGACGTTGCATTCTGGTTGCTTCCCAGGTGGGCGGTGTGGCCTTGCTTATCGATGCCAAAAACCAATCCATCGCCTCATGGTATGCTGGCTATGGTGCAGTTCCTCTTCTTGATCAGCCCCTGGCCTTGCTGTTGCCCCTGGATACCATTCGCCAGGCACTTTCCGCTGCCGGAAAAATTTGATCACCCGGAAGGGAAATACATGGGAAGATAAGAGTATGGCCCACGAAACACGCGAAACACTCGAAAAAAAAGAATGCTGATGTAATACAGATCGCTTTGGCGATCTGTATTAAGCTTTCGTGTCATTTCGCGTGTTTCGTGGGCAAAAATTCTTTTCCGTGGGCTAAAATGTAGAGGTTTTCATGCTTCATTCACCATTTTCCCCCTGGCCTGTGTTTGCGGCCGACGAACAAGAAGCCGCCATGCGGCCCCTGCTCTCTGGCCGAGTGAACTACTGGACCGGGCAGGAAGGTCGAGCGTTTGAAAAAGAATACGCAGCCTACACCGGACGGCGGCATGGGATTGCCCTGGCCAACGGCACCCTGGCCCTGGAGCTGGCCTTGGCTGCCGCGGGCATCGGACCTGGCCATGAGGTGATCACCACCTGCCGGACCTTTATCGCCTCGGCCAGTGCGGTTGCCGTGCGCGGGGCCACGCCGGTTGTCTGTGATGTGGATCCGGTCTCCCAGAACATGACCGCGGAGACAATCCGGGCTGTATGTACGGATCGGACCAAAGCCGTTATCTGTGTGCATCTGGCTGGCTGGCCGTGTGACATGGATTCGATTATGGAGCTGGCCGAGGAAAAAGGACTGTGGGTCATTGAGGACTGCGCTCAGGCCCATGGGGCCAGGTACAAGGGCCGGCCGGTGGGCTCCCTTGGGCACATGGGCGCCTTTTCCTTTTGTCAGGACAAGATCATGACCACCGGAGGCGAAGGCGGCATGCTGGTCCTGGACGACGAAGACCTGTGGAAGCGGGCCTGGGCCTATAAGGACCACGGCAAGAGCTGGGATGCAGTGTATGAGCGCGAGCATCCCCCGGGATTTCGCTGGCTGCACGAGTCGTTTGGCACCAACTGGCGGATGACCGAGATGCAGGCGGCCATCGGCCGGGTCCAGCTGGGCAAGCTGGACAATTGGGTGGCTCGTCGGCGGGAGCTGGCACAGAGGCTGACTGTGGCCTTCCGGAATCTGCCCGGCTTGCGGGTGACCGAGCCGGAGGACGAGATTTTCCACGCCTATTACAAGTACTACGTCTTTGTCCGGCCGGAGGAATTAAGGGACGGATGGGACCGGGACCGGATCATGAACGAGATCAGCGCCCGGGATGTACCCTGCATGAGCGGGATCTGCCCGGAGATTTATCTGGAGAAAGCGTTCTTTTTCGGAGATCGGAGATCGGAGGTCGGAGGTCGGAAGACGGAGGTCGGAGGTCGGAGGTCGGACGTCGGAAGTCGGAGATCGGAGGGACAAAGGGACGGAGGGACGAAGAGATGGAGAGATGGAGAGACGGAGAGACTTGAGGGACGGAGCGATGTAATCGGCGTAAGCGATAAGGAGAACGAAGCGACAGGAGAGTTGAAAAGACTGCCGGTGGCCAGGGAGCTGGGGGAAACGAGTTTGATGTTTCTGGTCCATCCCACGCTGACGGACGAGGAGATTGACAAGACCTGTACGGTGGTGGCTGAGGTTATGGATGCGGCTGTTTGATGAAGAGATTACGGAATAAGACGGAATAAAAGAGTTTTTTTTCTTTCCATCTTCTATTCATCAATTCCGACAGCAATAGCCAAGGCCCGGTCCAGAGCCTCAACCCGGGATGGATTGAGGGTGCCCACGAAGTTGTGCGGCTTATCACAACAAAGACCCTGTATTTTCGGGGATCATCAGATGCTCCTTTGAACACCCGATAGAGTTGCCCGCGCTTCATGATTCTGCCTGGTAGGACAAAATATCATCTGCTTCAGCATTGAATATTTCTGGCGACCTGTATATTCAGAAAAATTTTTTTCATGTGTTGTATTCCGGGTGTGGTGTGGTCTTCTTGAAAAGACCCCCGGAAAGCAATCAAAGAGTCCAGTCCTCGATTGGTAAACCTGGGATCCTGTTGAACTCACGGGTGTTGTTGGTGATGAGGACAGCATTGAGATATTTGGTATGCGCTGCTATGAGCAGGTCATTGGCCCCGATTATGCGCCCCTGTTGCTCGAGAAGTCCCCGTATCTCGCCGTAGGTATCAGCTGCAGCCGCCGGCCAGTCCCAAACGCTGCAAATTGAACAGAAATCAGTCAGTGCCTGTGTATTGCGCTCTTTCTGGCTGCTTTTCCATACCCCGTAGGCAAGTTCTGCCAGCACAATACTCGAGATACCGATTTCGGCTGGATCAATGTTGCTGATTTTTGATTGGACGGCCGGGCGACCTTTCATGACAGCAATGCAGATATTGGTATCCAGCATATACTTTATCATAAGCTTTCCCGGATTTCAAAAGGCAGATCGCTGATATCCTCGGGAAAATCGTCGTCCAGACGCTGCGCAGAGGCGAAGTACTCCTGCCATGTTTCCGGTTTTGGCGTGAGGATGATGTCTGCGCCCTGCTTGCGGATGATCACTTCTCTGGCGTGTATTTCAAACTCCTTGGGCAGACGCACTGCCTGGTTTTTGCCGTTTCTAAATAACCGGGCTGTTCGCACGCTGTCGCCATGATTTTCTGTTGCAGGGTCTTTGTTCATAATGTTCTCCCCTTCTGATGTGTATATGCCTTCAGCATATGCTTGGCCGGAATGTGTGTCAATGACGACCACGGAATACACAGTAAAATTCGTGGAAATTTGCTTGCCCCGCCTGCCTTGAAACCCATGGCCCGTTAAATCCTCTTCAATTTAGCTGGGCTTCTTCTGTTTCATTGGGTTAAACCGCGACCCTTTGGGTGTTTAACTGGGGTGCAGATTCGCCTGCCCCGCCTGCCCCGTAGCTCAGCCTTGTGATGGTACTGGGGTGGACAACCCCCTTTTCACACAGGCCAGCGAGGATCCCTTGCGACCTTTGCTTTTCTGCTGATTTTGCGTATTTTTTCAGGTATTCGACAGACTGAAAGAGCAGCCCCTGAAAAATACCCCACATGCCTGCGAAGCTGTAAACACAAAAACCATAGAAAAATTACTACATCTCAACTGGTTGGGATTTCTAATTCTTCCCTGATAACGGATAACAGATAACTATCCCCGATAACAGATAACCGATAACAGATAACCGATAACCCTCCTCCAACGAAGAACGAAGCACAAAGAACGAGGAACGTTTTCCATAAAAAGCAAGGCAGCCATACATGAACGACCGCTCACGCGTAATCCTCTGCATCGGCATCTTCATCATTACCTACGCCCTAACTCTGGGCCTGCGCCTGTATGAAGCACCGGCCTGGGACAATCCAGCTTTGAGTATTCAGGGCGAAAAGCTGCTGGCCACCCACGATGCCTACTACTGGCTGGCAGGAGCCAAAGACACCAGCAAAAACCCAGACGCGGCCCTAGCCCAAATAACAGGATGGGTCCACGCCATAACCGGCATGCAGTACGGCAATCTGGCCTTCTGGCTCCCGGTCTTTGTCGCTCCCCTGGCCGTGATTCCTCTCATTCTCCTTGGCCGACACTGGCGGCTGGAGGAAGGGGCCTTAACTGCCGGGGTCTTAACCGCCGGATGTCTGGGCTTTGTGCTGCGAACACGCCTTGGCTTTTATGACACGGATATTCTGGCACTCTTTTTCCCCCTGCTCGTCTATGTTCTCTTGATCATGCTCTTCACCCCCTGGCTGCGGTCAGGCTGGTTTCAGGGCAAAGATGTGATCAAAGAACTCAGCCAGGAAAACAGAATGCGCTTTCTGCTCCAGTCCGTGGGTGCGGGCCTTATCGGCATGGCCTATATGTGGTTTTATCCCAATGCCGGAGCTGTGCTCCTGACCAGTCTGGGGGCTTTGGTGCTCTGCATCCTGGTCTTGGCTCCAAGCTGGCGGCAGACCGGCTGGCTTATCATCGGCCTGCTCATGTTTTTGGGTCTCTCCCTAGGCGGACCCGTCTCTTGGCTGGGCGTGGCCGCGCTGTTTTGGATCCTGCAACGTAAAGTTGAGTGGCAAAGTACGGGCAAGGGGCTAAAATGGGCTCTGATCGCCCTGGGCTGCATTGTAGTTATCGACGCCAATATTTTGGGTATGATCTGGTCCGGGGTGATGAAGGTCCTGGGATATGCCAAGATATTTTCCACTGACATCAGGCGTGAAGGGGACTTGAACCTGCCCATGGTGGTCCAGAGCATCCGCGAAGCTCAGAACATCGACTGGGGCGGCATCATTTACCGGGTGGCCGGGCACTGGGCCGTTTTTGCCGCCGGGCTGCTTGGATTTGGATATGTGCTGTACAGCTATCCATTGGCCCTGATCTTTGTCCCCATGCTGGGCATGGCCCTGTTTTCCTTTGCCCTGGGCAATCGGTTCACCATGTACGGCGGAGCGGTTCTGGGTCTGGGCCTTGGTTTCGGCCTCAGCTTGCTCCTGCTCCGCTTACATATCCGCAAGAGCCTGCGGGTGGTGGTCCAACTGGCCCTGAGCCTGGTGGTCTTGTTGCCCACGTTGGAGGTGGCCTCCGGCCTGAGTCCGGCCCCTATCCTGCCCAAGCCCTATGCCCAGACCTTCCTGGAACTGAAGGAAAAGACGCCGGAAAACGCCCGGCTATGGCCCTGGTGGGACTACGGCTACGCCGGGCAATATTATGCGGAGCGAATTACTTTTGGTGATGGTGGGATACATGGTGGAAGCATTCTTTATCCTGCGGCCAGGGTGCATATGACCTCTTCTCCCCGTCAGGCCCGGCAGATGATGCAGTACATCACCCTCAGTCAGCGGGAGGAGTTTGCAGCCAACAGCACCAAGTACAAGAATATGAACGAGTTCTGGAAGCCCTATCTGGCCGATCCAGTGGCCGGGCTGGAGGACATGGGGCCGGAAGGGGCAAAGGAGTTTGTCCGCTCCCTGGCGGACAAGGAATATGACTGGCCGAATGATCTTCCGCCCCAATATCTGGTCCTGTCCTGGGAGAACCTGCGCTTGGCCTATTGGATAAGCTTTTATGGCTCGTGGGACCTGGTCACCGGCCAGGCCGACCCGGGACGGATCCAGCAGGTCCGGGGGGAAGTGAACTTTGATCTGGATAAGGGACACATGGAGCTGGAAGGCGGTACCCTGGAGCTTAACGGCCTGGATGTGGTGGATCACGAAGATCCCAAGCACTTCACCTGGGACAGCGATACCGGCATCTACGGCCTTTTAAACCGCATCACCAGCGAGCTCTACCTCATGGACGAGAAGATCTACAACTCCATGATGGTCCAGATGCTCATCCGCAACCCCTCCCGGTTTAAGGCCAACTTCGAACTCACAGTGGACAACTACCCCTGGAACCGCGCCTACCGCGCCAAAAACTGACGCACTACCCATATCGCGTCAAACGCAAAGTGTGTAATTTGGAACAACATCTACCCACTATGCGTCAAACGCGATATGTGTAACTCAAGGCAGTCCACTCACATCCACGACCAAACAGCCAAAGTCAACAGACATAAATAAATCACACGGCAGCAGATACCCGACAAAACGTATTACCCATTTCGCGTCAAGCGCGATGTGTGTAATCCAGCGAGGCGCAGAGGTGAGGTACTGACGTCTGATGTCCGATATCTGATGTCCGATGTCCGGACTGGGAGGTTGACAGGACAGTTATATGCCATATTATGTACACATAATATGGAGATATATATATGAAACGAACGACAATCATGCTTCCAGAGGACCTGAAGAACCGTGCGGCTCAGTATTGTGAGCAAAAAGGAATATCTTTGGGCACGCTGCTTCGAGAGGCTTTGGAGCATACACTCCATGAAGAAAACAATGCTCAGCAGGGGCAGGATGCCTTATTTGCCGATCAGGAGGTGTACCAGGGCGAGGTGCCTGTGGATATCAGTCAAAACCACGATACGTACCTGTACCAGGATCAGATGTGATATTTATCGACACCGGAGCCTTTCTGGCCCGCTACCTGGCTAAAGATCAATACCATAGTCCAGCCACAGCTTTCTGGGATGCGCTCAAAGCCAGAAATGAAGGCCTGGTAACCAGCAACTTTGTCCTGGACGAGGCCGCAACCCTGTTGGGCAGACGGGCGGGATACCTGTTTGCGTCCAAGAGACTGAAAGCAGTGTATGCTTCGAATATCCTGCAGATATGTCGGCCTGACCGGGACGATGAGCTCAGGGCGATTGACTGGTTTGCCAAGTTCTCTGATCAAGGGGTGAGCTTTACGGACTGCATATCATTCGTGATCATGACACGTATGCGGATTGACCAGGTATTTTCCTTTGATAGGCATTTTGATTCGGCGGGATTCAAGCGGCTGCCGGTTGGATGAGGAACGAAGGGACTGATATCAGACGTCGAAAGTCGGAGGTCGGAAGTCGGAGGTCGTCTCTTAGAACAGCTGACGTCCGATGTCCGATATCCCCCTTTGTCGGGACTTAGAAAATACCGGGCCGAAAGTGGGCACACAGAAGAGATGGCCAACTCCAAAAATCCACAGGCTACGTCGAAGAACTATTTTTCTCTCCAGGCTTGGTCCTTTATGGCGGAAAAAATAGACGATGTTCATCTCGCCCGGCAGCTCCTGGAGCTCATGCCCGATGCCTTTGTTCTGATCGATGAAGATCAGCGCATCGTTCAGGTCAACCCGCAAGCAGAAGCCATCTTTCAAGATACGGCGGGCAACATGCTGGGTCAGCCCCTGGATGTCATTTTGCCCCGAGAGGTCGCCGGACAGCATCACCGATATGTCCAAAGGTTTCTGGAAAGTTCCGAGCAGGTCAAAATGCTCGCCGATCGCGGCGTCTTGTTCGGGCGGCGCAAAAACGGGGAAAGATTTTCCTTTCTGGGAACCATTGCCAAGCTGCAGCTGCCGGAAGGAATTCGGCTGGCCATCATCATGCGCGAGGTAACCGAGTATCTCCAGTCAGAGCAGCGCCGCAAATACTTGGAAAGGGCATCATACTGCTTGAGTCAAAGTCTGAGCGCTGTGATTCAGGCCCGGGATGAGACAGAGCTTCTCCAAGAAATTTGCCGTATTGCGGTGGAAATCGGCGGCTACCTTTTTGCCTGGATCGGATTTGCCCGGGAAGATGCAGAAAAGTGGGTGCAACCCGTTGCATCTTTTGGACAGGGAAACGACTATCTGCACAATGTCTTTGTCTCCTGGGCTGAAAACGACCCTTCCGGACGCGGGCCTGTGGGCAGAGCAGTGCGTTCCGGAAAGCCGCAGTTCAGCAGGAATACGGCCCAAGACCGGGACTTTGCCTTCTGGCGGGACCAGGCCTTGCAGCGGGGTTTTCACTCGGTTGCAGCTTTTCCCCTCACAATCGGCACCCAGGTCCTGGGGACACTGACCTTCTACAATCAAGACGATTCCTTTGACCGGGAAGAAGTGCAGTTGTTGACCACCCTGGCCGACAACCTCTCCTTTGGCGTGCAAGCCCTCCGGACCCAGAAAGAGAGAGATGAAAAAGCCTCCCTCCTGCAACAAAACACAGACCTGCTCCGGGAAAGAATAAAAGAGCTCAACCTGCTCTATACCATAAGCCGGTTGAAGAATCGGGAAGATCTTTCTGTGCCGGAGAGGCTGACTCAAATCGCAGCAGCCATGCCCCAGGCCTGGCAATATCCGGATATTGCTCAAGCTCGTATTGTGATCCAGGGATACGGAGAATTTCAAACTCCGGGATTTGTCCAAAGCTCACTCAGCCTGACTCATCCCGTTTTCTTCAACGATCAGACCATGGGCAGCGTGGAGGTCGTCTACACCCAGACGCCGCCCAATAATAGCCGGCAGGTCTTTTTGCCTGAAGAAGAAAAAACAATTGAGTCCGTAGCCTTCCATGTCGGGGATATTATCCGTTATGTGCAGATGATAACCGAGCAGCAAAAGCTCTCCAGGGCGCTGGAACAAACTGCGGATACTGTGGTTATTACCGACCGGGATGGGGTCATTGAGTATATTAATCCAAGCTTTGAAGCCAAAACCGGATATTCCCGGGAAGAGGCAGTCGGCAATAAGCCAAATCTCCTTAAGTCAGATGAGCATCCCCCAGAATTTTATCACACCATGTGGGAAACCATCCTCAACGGAGATGTCTACAGGGATACAGTCATCAACAGAGCCAAGGACGGCTCCCTGTATTATGAATACAAGACCATCACTCCCCTGTACGATCAAGCAGGCAATCTGACCCACTTCCTGGCGACAGGAAAAGACCTTACCGAACAGCTGCAGACCGAAAGCCGGCTTCAATATCTGCTGACCCACGACCCTGTTACCGGCCTGATGAACCACAAGGAGTTCCTCCGCAAGCTGAACAGCATTATTGCCGAGAGCTCATCCCAGGACAGACCGCTGGCTATAGCAGCCCTCGGCGTGGACAACTTCAAGGCTGTCAATGATCTCCTGGGCCGGAGCGTCTCCAGGACACCAACCTGCCCGTAGCCCGAATAGAAGGTGATATATTTGGGCTCCTGATCACGGATTCAAGTCCCAAGCATACGGGTATCTTGCTCCAGTCCCTGTTGGACCGAATCGCTCGCCCCTTGAATGTGCATGATGTTCAGGGGGAGGTTATCGTCACGGCAAGTGCCGGCATCAGTTGGTATCCAACCGACGGCAACCAGGGAACCGATCTGGTCCAAAAGGCTGAAACAGCCATGGGCAGAGCGAAAGAATCAGGGATTCAACGTGTTGAATTCTTTACTTCCGATATGCAGGCCTCTTCCCTGGAGAGTCTGCGGTTGCACAAAGATCTGCTGGATGCCCTGGAACAGGAACAGTTCACGCTCTTCTTTCAACCCCAAATAGATCTGGCCACAGATGGGATAGCAGGAGCTGAAGCCCTGGTCCGCTGGCACCATCCAGACGGCAAAATCGTCGGGCCACAAGACTTTATCCCCATTCTGGAGGATATGGGACGCATCCAAGAACTGGGGGAATTTGTTCTCAATCAGGGCTGCGATGCACTGCAGCGCATCAATGAGGCTGGTCTTGATCTGCCCAGAATGGCTATCAATTTGGCAGCTCCTCAACTGGAGGATCCGGACCTGGGCTCCAAGCTCGCAAAAACCATGCAGGCATCTGGCATTCCCCCGGAGCAGCTGGAACTGGAAGTCACCGAAAGCCTGCTTATTTCCAGGTTTGAACTTGTCCAGAACCAGATGAGTGAGCTCTTGGGCATGGGCATCAGCGTGGCCTTGGATGACTTCGGGACTGGATATTCCTCCCTGCAATACCTGACCCGGTATCCTTTTTCCAAGCTGAAGATAGATAAATCCTTTGTCTGGAACATGGCCAAAGGAGACAAGGACTACGAAGTGGTCAAAGCCATTATATCCTTGGGGCACAGCTTGCAGATCAAGGTCCTGGCCGAAGGCGTGGAAGATAAAAGGCATGAGCAAACCCTGCGCACGCTGGGATGCGAGCTGGTTCAGGGCTATCTGTATAGCCCCCCCATAGATTTTAAGGCTTTTGTGGAGTACCTTCGGAAATATTCCCACCCGGGCCAAGAAGACTGACCCCCGGACCGCAAACCGGAAGTCACCCTTCATTCTCGACCCCCGGTGAGACAGGCCTGTAAAACAGGCGTACCCGGCCTGATCAGAACGTCGTTTCGTCCACTTGCCCGCCAGGGACGAAAACCTCGTTGAATGCCCCACCAGGGGCGCCAAAAATGTCCTTGCCAAACGAAATGCTTTTTGCTACAAACTCTTTCCGCGGGCCGAGGTAGCTCAGTCGGTAGAGCAGGGGACTGAAAATCCCCGTGTCGGCAGTTCAATTCTGTCCCTCGGCACCTTCAAAATCAAAGGGTTACAGCTCAGGCTGTAACCCTTTTTTTGTGTTGCTTACTTTTTGGCGACAGTTGTGGCGACAGTTATAAAAAAGTACATGTTAGGCTCAGAAAGGCATTGAGCTCTTTTCTGTCACCTCATTGACTTTTCTTCTCCCCCTCAGGTAAGCCTACCCAAGGGTGAGTAATAATTTGTATATTCGACGATTGTTTCCCAATCGCCGTATCCAATCTCCCATTTTCCCTCAATCTACACTCAACCGGAGACGGCTTGTCCACATCGCGATATAGAGGTGATATTGTCGCGGGCTCGCTTCTGGTCCCGGAGAGCAGGAAAGTGGCCGATCTCATGATCAAGGGGTTTTCCGGCCAGCCGCTCAAGCACAAAGTCCTGGAAGACAATCTCCTTCAGAAACGAAGCCCGGTGACTGCTCAAAGACAGGCCAGACTGATTGTGGCCCGCATGAGCGCAATAGATCCAAGCTTTTGGCCCATCATTCGGGACGGCTCAAAAGAGCAGGCCACCCAGGCCCTGCTCTGTGCCGCCATCAAGCACAACCGCTTGGTTGGTGACTTCATCCACCAGGTGGTCACCACCAAAATCCGTACATTTCAAAATGACATTTCCTACCGGGACTGGGAGACTTTTGTTGAACAGGGCCGGACCATCGACTCCACCCTGGACTCCTGGTCGGAAACCACCCGGGCCAAGGTGCGGCAGGTGGTGTTCAGGATCTTGGCTGAGGCCAAGATTATCGACTCCACGCGCAGCAAGCACCTGCTCCCCTTTACCCTGCTTCCGGAAATCCGTTCACTTCTGGAGAAACATCAGGAAACCTATGTCCTACGTTGTCTGGAGATTTTCCAATGACCACCAGATTTGAGGACCGGCTCAACCAGGTCATCGACCGCCTGCTGTCCAGGGAGCTCTTGGCCAACGTCGGGCTGGGCAATGAGATCGGGTTCTATATCTTTGACTATGAACCTGAGCATGAGCTGCACATGCGGGCCTATCTTCAGACCATTGAGGATCAGTTGCCCAAAAGGAAACCCGACCTGCGATTTGTCCACATCAATCTGTTTCAGCTGATCATCGACTACCTCAAGGACCGAAAGCTCCTGGACAAATCCTTCCAGCGGCAAAAAAGCAAAGGAGACGAGGCCTTGCTCAAGGCATTGAGCGGACCTCTGGAGGCCAAAAAGATGGCCGAATATTTTGTCCACAAAGCCAATCCGGAGGACCAGGATCTCATCCTCTTATCCGGCATTGGCTCTGCCTGGCCTCTTATCCGCAGTCATTCCCTGCTCAACAGTCTGCACCCATTGATCCAAAATACGCCTCTAGTGATCTTCTATCCCGGCAAGTTCGACGGGCAGGGTCTGCGGCTCTTCGGCCGGCTCAAGCAAAGCAACTACTACCGGGCATTCCGGCTGGTGGCATAAAATCGGAGCATCCATATGCAGATACGAGACATCTTTTCCAAAAACCTCTTCC from Desulfovermiculus halophilus DSM 18834 includes the following:
- a CDS encoding GxxExxY protein, whose amino-acid sequence is MRCADEVYAILGACFEVYKRMGCGFLEAVYQECLEIEFEYKDIPFISQPELKLTYRDRELKKTYEPDFVCYDQVIVEIKAVREISDDHYAQLLNYLHGTDMDVGLLANFGHYPKLEYKRMVM
- a CDS encoding DUF1778 domain-containing protein is translated as MPRKIVETNSRVSLRIPSEDKALLVRAVDLEQTTLTDFMLRYALQAARTVIEQAERVELNQRDSLHVLDLLENPPAPNTKLMQAAQNLPPSP
- a CDS encoding DegT/DnrJ/EryC1/StrS family aminotransferase — translated: MLHSPFSPWPVFAADEQEAAMRPLLSGRVNYWTGQEGRAFEKEYAAYTGRRHGIALANGTLALELALAAAGIGPGHEVITTCRTFIASASAVAVRGATPVVCDVDPVSQNMTAETIRAVCTDRTKAVICVHLAGWPCDMDSIMELAEEKGLWVIEDCAQAHGARYKGRPVGSLGHMGAFSFCQDKIMTTGGEGGMLVLDDEDLWKRAWAYKDHGKSWDAVYEREHPPGFRWLHESFGTNWRMTEMQAAIGRVQLGKLDNWVARRRELAQRLTVAFRNLPGLRVTEPEDEIFHAYYKYYVFVRPEELRDGWDRDRIMNEISARDVPCMSGICPEIYLEKAFFFGDRRSEVGGRKTEVGGRRSDVGSRRSEGQRDGGTKRWRDGETERLEGRSDVIGVSDKENEATGELKRLPVARELGETSLMFLVHPTLTDEEIDKTCTVVAEVMDAAV
- the vapC gene encoding type II toxin-antitoxin system tRNA(fMet)-specific endonuclease VapC — translated: MLDTNICIAVMKGRPAVQSKISNIDPAEIGISSIVLAELAYGVWKSSQKERNTQALTDFCSICSVWDWPAAAADTYGEIRGLLEQQGRIIGANDLLIAAHTKYLNAVLITNNTREFNRIPGLPIEDWTL
- a CDS encoding antitoxin, yielding MNKDPATENHGDSVRTARLFRNGKNQAVRLPKEFEIHAREVIIRKQGADIILTPKPETWQEYFASAQRLDDDFPEDISDLPFEIRESL
- a CDS encoding STT3 domain-containing protein — translated: MNDRSRVILCIGIFIITYALTLGLRLYEAPAWDNPALSIQGEKLLATHDAYYWLAGAKDTSKNPDAALAQITGWVHAITGMQYGNLAFWLPVFVAPLAVIPLILLGRHWRLEEGALTAGVLTAGCLGFVLRTRLGFYDTDILALFFPLLVYVLLIMLFTPWLRSGWFQGKDVIKELSQENRMRFLLQSVGAGLIGMAYMWFYPNAGAVLLTSLGALVLCILVLAPSWRQTGWLIIGLLMFLGLSLGGPVSWLGVAALFWILQRKVEWQSTGKGLKWALIALGCIVVIDANILGMIWSGVMKVLGYAKIFSTDIRREGDLNLPMVVQSIREAQNIDWGGIIYRVAGHWAVFAAGLLGFGYVLYSYPLALIFVPMLGMALFSFALGNRFTMYGGAVLGLGLGFGLSLLLLRLHIRKSLRVVVQLALSLVVLLPTLEVASGLSPAPILPKPYAQTFLELKEKTPENARLWPWWDYGYAGQYYAERITFGDGGIHGGSILYPAARVHMTSSPRQARQMMQYITLSQREEFAANSTKYKNMNEFWKPYLADPVAGLEDMGPEGAKEFVRSLADKEYDWPNDLPPQYLVLSWENLRLAYWISFYGSWDLVTGQADPGRIQQVRGEVNFDLDKGHMELEGGTLELNGLDVVDHEDPKHFTWDSDTGIYGLLNRITSELYLMDEKIYNSMMVQMLIRNPSRFKANFELTVDNYPWNRAYRAKN
- a CDS encoding type II toxin-antitoxin system VapC family toxin; the encoded protein is MIFIDTGAFLARYLAKDQYHSPATAFWDALKARNEGLVTSNFVLDEAATLLGRRAGYLFASKRLKAVYASNILQICRPDRDDELRAIDWFAKFSDQGVSFTDCISFVIMTRMRIDQVFSFDRHFDSAGFKRLPVG
- a CDS encoding sensor domain-containing diguanylate cyclase, whose protein sequence is MAEKIDDVHLARQLLELMPDAFVLIDEDQRIVQVNPQAEAIFQDTAGNMLGQPLDVILPREVAGQHHRYVQRFLESSEQVKMLADRGVLFGRRKNGERFSFLGTIAKLQLPEGIRLAIIMREVTEYLQSEQRRKYLERASYCLSQSLSAVIQARDETELLQEICRIAVEIGGYLFAWIGFAREDAEKWVQPVASFGQGNDYLHNVFVSWAENDPSGRGPVGRAVRSGKPQFSRNTAQDRDFAFWRDQALQRGFHSVAAFPLTIGTQVLGTLTFYNQDDSFDREEVQLLTTLADNLSFGVQALRTQKERDEKASLLQQNTDLLRERIKELNLLYTISRLKNREDLSVPERLTQIAAAMPQAWQYPDIAQARIVIQGYGEFQTPGFVQSSLSLTHPVFFNDQTMGSVEVVYTQTPPNNSRQVFLPEEEKTIESVAFHVGDIIRYVQMITEQQKLSRALEQTADTVVITDRDGVIEYINPSFEAKTGYSREEAVGNKPNLLKSDEHPPEFYHTMWETILNGDVYRDTVINRAKDGSLYYEYKTITPLYDQAGNLTHFLATGKDLTEQLQTESRLQYLLTHDPVTGLMNHKEFLRKLNSIIAESSSQDRPLAIAALGVDNFKAVNDLLGRSVSRTPTCP